Proteins from a genomic interval of Hornefia porci:
- a CDS encoding electron transfer flavoprotein subunit alpha/FixB family protein — translation MNYTLILPNPGSSEEDLARLSGFLRSCTDDSRNPRKITLNGGAFCRAEAALIPLASLCASDDVLLFPASIAGRELAVRLAARLGGTAAVDVTEMNSCGDGLHVVRSLCAEHIRGDFVLRRRPFCIAINKSFPAGCAPGDDIASPSALSGENASAPAGPPPDGAPEEDAPEAVTLSSDPLNPINQKLVPQHVSSSLTESRLVIAAGRGLGSRDGAEEAAALAKQLGAAFGVSRPVVMNAWRPMEELLGVSGSMIHPELCIVLGASGSPAFCAGIAGSGTIIAVNRDPDAPIMKKSDVCICGDWKDFLRAMAKYCNS, via the coding sequence ATGAATTACACGCTTATCCTGCCGAATCCCGGATCCTCCGAGGAAGATCTGGCCAGACTGTCCGGATTCCTGCGAAGCTGCACAGACGATTCGCGAAATCCCCGAAAAATCACTCTGAACGGAGGAGCCTTCTGCCGGGCGGAAGCCGCGCTGATTCCCCTCGCCTCCTTATGCGCTTCAGACGATGTTCTCCTGTTTCCGGCGTCCATCGCCGGACGGGAGCTTGCGGTGCGGCTGGCCGCGAGACTCGGAGGCACCGCCGCCGTCGACGTGACTGAAATGAACTCCTGCGGCGACGGTCTTCATGTGGTGCGCTCTCTGTGTGCGGAACATATCCGGGGCGACTTTGTGCTCCGCCGTAGGCCTTTTTGTATCGCGATTAACAAAAGCTTCCCGGCAGGCTGTGCGCCGGGCGATGACATTGCGAGTCCGTCTGCTCTTTCGGGCGAGAATGCTTCGGCGCCGGCCGGACCTCCTCCGGACGGTGCACCGGAAGAAGACGCTCCGGAAGCCGTCACACTTTCCTCGGATCCTCTGAATCCGATAAATCAGAAGCTCGTTCCGCAGCACGTGTCCTCCTCTCTGACCGAGAGCCGCCTGGTCATTGCTGCCGGCCGCGGGCTGGGCAGCCGCGACGGTGCGGAGGAAGCAGCGGCGCTGGCAAAACAGCTCGGCGCAGCCTTCGGGGTGTCCAGACCTGTGGTCATGAACGCATGGCGTCCGATGGAGGAGCTTCTGGGCGTCAGCGGCAGCATGATCCATCCTGAGCTCTGCATCGTACTGGGGGCCAGTGGATCACCTGCCTTCTGCGCCGGCATTGCAGGCAGCGGAACCATTATCGCCGTGAACCGGGATCCGGACGCGCCGATCATGAAGAAATCCGACGTCTGCATCTGCGGAGACTGGAAAGATTTTCTCCGCGCTATGGCAAAGTATTGTAATTCATGA
- the thrS gene encoding threonine--tRNA ligase, producing MKITLKDGSVKEYSSPLSVYEIAEDISAGLARVACVGEVNGEVVDLRTVVDKDSEVSILTFDSDAGKKAYRHTCAHVLAEAVQQVFPEAKLAIGPSIDNGFYYDFDLKPLDRSDLDRIEEAMKKIIKKGDRLEYYTLSREDALKLMEERQEPYKVELINDLPEDATISFYQQGDFIELCAGPHLMSTRQIKAFKLTSTSGAYWRGDEHNKMLTRIYGTAFTKKADLEEYLEYLADIKNRDHNRLGREMELFTTADVVGQGLPLIMPKGAKIIQKLQRWIEDTEDYEWGYVRTRTPLMAKSALYKISDHWYHYKDGMFVFGYENKEQLNSAAEAERQIHGVEDLPLIENDADSNVYALRPMTCPFQYYVYKATQKSYRDLPYRMGETSTLFRNEDSGEMHGLTRVRQFTISEGHLVCTPEQIDQEFKNCVALAKYCLTTLGLEEDVTYRFSKWDPDDADKYLGTAEEWDKVENAMKVILDEIGLEYTEEKGEAAFYGPKLDIQAKNVYGKEDTMITIQLDMFLAERYDMYYIDKDGSKKRPYIIHRTSIGCYERTLAWLIEKYAGKFPTWLCPEQVRVLPVSEKYEDYAQEVFRELRRNGVDVTVDNSAERLGYKLRQAQMDRLPYMLVVGAKEEEDRTVSVRSRFAGDEGVKPLSEFVGQICEEIRTKEIRKEIRK from the coding sequence ATGAAAATCACACTGAAGGACGGGAGCGTTAAGGAGTACAGCAGTCCCCTTTCCGTCTATGAAATCGCCGAAGACATCAGCGCAGGGCTTGCCCGGGTCGCCTGCGTCGGCGAGGTGAACGGCGAGGTCGTCGATCTGAGAACTGTTGTGGACAAGGACAGCGAGGTCAGCATCCTGACATTCGATTCCGACGCCGGAAAGAAGGCCTATCGCCACACCTGCGCCCATGTGCTGGCAGAGGCTGTGCAGCAGGTTTTCCCGGAGGCGAAGCTCGCCATCGGTCCGTCCATCGACAACGGCTTTTACTACGATTTTGATCTGAAACCGCTTGACCGCTCCGATCTGGACCGGATCGAAGAGGCGATGAAGAAAATCATAAAAAAGGGAGACCGGCTGGAATATTACACGCTGAGTCGGGAGGACGCGCTGAAGCTGATGGAGGAGAGACAGGAGCCGTACAAGGTCGAGCTGATCAACGATCTGCCGGAGGACGCGACCATCTCCTTCTATCAGCAGGGAGATTTCATCGAGCTCTGCGCGGGGCCGCACCTGATGAGCACCAGGCAGATCAAGGCGTTTAAGCTGACGTCCACATCCGGAGCATACTGGAGGGGAGACGAGCATAACAAAATGCTGACCAGAATTTACGGCACAGCATTCACAAAGAAGGCGGATCTGGAAGAATATCTGGAATATCTGGCGGACATCAAGAACCGCGACCACAACCGTCTGGGTCGTGAAATGGAGCTGTTCACCACGGCTGATGTCGTTGGTCAGGGACTTCCGCTGATCATGCCGAAGGGAGCCAAAATCATCCAGAAGCTCCAGAGATGGATTGAGGACACCGAGGATTATGAGTGGGGCTATGTCCGTACCAGAACGCCGCTGATGGCGAAGTCCGCACTGTATAAGATTTCCGATCACTGGTACCACTATAAGGACGGCATGTTCGTCTTCGGCTACGAGAACAAAGAGCAGCTGAACAGCGCCGCTGAGGCAGAACGCCAGATCCACGGCGTGGAGGATCTTCCGCTGATCGAAAATGATGCGGACAGCAATGTCTACGCACTTCGTCCGATGACCTGCCCGTTCCAGTACTATGTGTACAAAGCGACACAGAAGAGCTATCGTGATCTGCCGTACCGCATGGGCGAAACCTCGACGCTCTTCCGCAACGAGGATTCCGGAGAAATGCACGGCCTCACGAGAGTCCGCCAGTTCACCATTTCAGAGGGTCATCTGGTATGTACGCCGGAACAGATCGATCAGGAATTCAAAAACTGCGTCGCGCTGGCGAAATACTGCCTGACCACCCTGGGTCTGGAGGAGGATGTGACGTACCGGTTCTCCAAGTGGGATCCGGACGATGCGGATAAATATCTGGGAACCGCGGAGGAATGGGATAAGGTCGAGAACGCGATGAAGGTGATTCTGGATGAGATCGGGCTTGAGTATACGGAAGAGAAGGGCGAAGCCGCCTTCTACGGACCGAAGCTGGATATTCAGGCGAAGAACGTATACGGCAAGGAAGACACCATGATCACGATTCAGCTGGATATGTTCCTGGCAGAACGTTACGATATGTATTACATCGACAAAGACGGCAGCAAGAAGCGTCCGTATATCATCCACAGAACATCTATCGGATGCTACGAGCGCACGCTGGCGTGGCTGATCGAGAAGTATGCCGGAAAATTCCCGACATGGCTTTGTCCTGAGCAGGTCCGCGTCCTTCCTGTATCGGAGAAGTACGAGGATTACGCACAGGAGGTCTTCCGCGAGCTGCGCAGGAACGGCGTTGACGTCACTGTGGACAACAGTGCAGAGCGTCTGGGTTACAAGCTCCGCCAGGCGCAGATGGACCGGCTCCCGTATATGCTGGTGGTCGGCGCCAAAGAGGAGGAAGACCGGACGGTATCCGTCCGCAGCAGATTTGCGGGAGACGAGGGAGTTAAGCCTCTCAGCGAATTTGTGGGTCAGATCTGCGAGGAGATTCGCACAAAAGAAATCCGCAAAGAAATCCGCAAATAA
- a CDS encoding YitT family protein, with product MKRIRTAGVNISMILLGIALNAFAVEAFCLPYGILVGGATGIGRLLHYFTDMPVSLGVMWVNAALLVLAFFCMGRRYSASIILGTFLYPVLMAFFEGIPQIRHMVEDPLLAALCGGGLMGVGIGLVIRNGGSLGGSDVVPVILHKKARLPIAPVMYGLDVAILVLQGFLASPNEIILGILMTLTYTVVANKTLLAGGGHVQFMIFSPQNEKIKKLLVERGFGATLLHGKTAYFSHETDVLITILSVRYMNYVKDRILEIDDKAFMTISSVREVDGRGFTVSMDS from the coding sequence ATGAAAAGAATCAGGACAGCGGGTGTGAATATCTCTATGATTCTGCTGGGCATCGCGCTGAATGCTTTTGCGGTGGAGGCGTTCTGTCTTCCCTATGGGATTCTGGTGGGAGGCGCCACCGGAATCGGGCGACTTCTGCACTATTTTACGGATATGCCGGTATCTCTGGGCGTCATGTGGGTCAACGCGGCCCTGCTCGTGCTGGCTTTTTTCTGCATGGGCAGGCGGTACTCGGCCTCCATCATTCTGGGCACCTTCCTCTATCCCGTGCTGATGGCTTTTTTCGAAGGGATCCCGCAGATCCGGCATATGGTGGAGGATCCGCTGCTGGCGGCGCTCTGCGGAGGCGGTCTGATGGGCGTCGGCATCGGTCTGGTGATCCGGAACGGGGGCAGTCTGGGAGGATCTGATGTTGTTCCTGTGATTCTGCACAAAAAAGCGAGGCTGCCCATCGCGCCGGTCATGTACGGTCTGGATGTGGCGATTCTGGTGCTTCAGGGCTTTCTGGCATCACCGAACGAGATCATTCTGGGAATTCTGATGACGCTGACGTACACTGTCGTGGCCAATAAAACACTGCTGGCCGGCGGCGGGCACGTGCAGTTCATGATTTTCAGCCCGCAGAATGAGAAAATAAAAAAGCTCCTTGTGGAAAGGGGCTTCGGCGCCACGCTTCTGCATGGAAAAACAGCGTATTTCTCCCATGAGACGGACGTTCTGATTACGATTCTTTCGGTGCGGTACATGAATTATGTGAAGGATCGGATTCTGGAGATTGACGACAAGGCGTTCATGACCATCAGCAGTGTGAGAGAGGTGGACGGCCGCGGATTTACCGTCAGCATGGATTCCTAA
- a CDS encoding BCCT family transporter, producing MSNNKQIRWGVFLIPWLLAIATIALNFISGKAFNATIMAITNFILDKFSWLFALMAFACVILILVAYISPFGRVRIGGRKAKPIMNMTNYVWIVLCTIMAAGILLWACAEPMYHYYNPPASVKAQSPEAITFIMKDIFLEWTFTPMCIYGVPAILFAFLFYNAKKKYSIGSMLYPALPYSMAEKASPVVDVICLLALVCGMAASMGSAVFLCSDGLASIFDSFKSNAATWTIVAAIIVTAFVASASSGVMNGIRILSTINSRIYMVLGLFVFLFGPTFYILNLTIEGFGAYLTDFCKQSLFLSAADGDKWANWWPIFYWCNWMAWMPVTSVFLGRISRGFSVREAIRTIVVYPALFSVAWLGLFSSSSIYYELAGKGINKAMTDGGTASATYAVLHQMPVPVVTILIFLLIVFVSFVTASDSNTNAMSGLCTTGLSAEDTESPTWLKIVWGVTIGVMCVIFITAFKSTDALKYLSNLGGFPVVFLLILIAVSFVKVMSNPAKYDTFSEDYDEYGQPLPSQRLMSEQEEARQGKKNAGAGKNATA from the coding sequence ATGAGTAACAATAAGCAGATACGCTGGGGTGTCTTCCTGATCCCATGGCTGCTGGCCATTGCGACGATCGCCCTGAACTTCATCAGCGGCAAGGCATTTAACGCGACCATCATGGCCATCACGAATTTCATTCTGGATAAATTCTCCTGGCTCTTCGCGCTGATGGCCTTTGCGTGCGTGATCCTGATTCTTGTGGCGTACATCTCTCCCTTCGGCCGGGTCCGGATAGGCGGGCGGAAGGCGAAGCCGATCATGAATATGACGAATTACGTCTGGATCGTCCTTTGTACGATCATGGCCGCGGGAATACTGCTGTGGGCCTGCGCGGAGCCGATGTACCATTACTACAATCCTCCCGCGTCAGTCAAGGCCCAGTCTCCGGAAGCGATCACCTTCATCATGAAGGATATCTTCCTGGAATGGACGTTTACTCCGATGTGCATCTACGGCGTTCCGGCGATTCTCTTCGCGTTCCTGTTCTATAACGCAAAGAAAAAATATTCCATCGGCAGCATGCTCTATCCGGCGCTTCCCTATTCCATGGCAGAAAAGGCCTCTCCGGTCGTCGACGTCATCTGCCTGCTGGCTCTGGTCTGCGGAATGGCGGCCAGCATGGGTTCCGCGGTGTTCCTCTGCTCTGACGGTCTCGCCAGCATCTTCGATTCCTTCAAGTCCAATGCGGCAACCTGGACCATCGTGGCCGCGATCATCGTAACAGCCTTTGTCGCCTCGGCATCCTCCGGCGTGATGAACGGCATCCGTATTCTGTCCACGATCAACTCCAGGATCTACATGGTGCTCGGCCTGTTCGTCTTCCTGTTCGGTCCCACCTTCTACATTCTGAACCTGACGATTGAAGGCTTCGGCGCATATCTGACGGATTTCTGCAAGCAGTCCCTCTTCCTCTCTGCCGCTGACGGCGACAAATGGGCAAACTGGTGGCCGATATTCTACTGGTGCAACTGGATGGCGTGGATGCCGGTCACTTCGGTGTTCCTCGGCAGAATTTCCCGCGGATTCTCCGTGCGTGAAGCGATCAGGACCATCGTCGTCTATCCGGCTCTGTTCTCTGTCGCCTGGCTGGGGCTGTTCTCCTCCTCCTCCATCTATTATGAGCTGGCAGGGAAAGGAATCAACAAAGCCATGACAGACGGCGGCACCGCCTCGGCAACCTATGCGGTTCTGCATCAGATGCCGGTTCCGGTCGTCACGATTCTGATCTTCCTGCTGATCGTGTTCGTTTCCTTTGTCACCGCTTCAGACTCTAACACAAACGCCATGTCAGGACTCTGCACCACCGGTCTGAGCGCAGAAGACACCGAATCTCCGACCTGGCTGAAAATCGTCTGGGGCGTTACGATCGGCGTCATGTGCGTGATCTTCATCACCGCCTTCAAGAGCACCGACGCTTTGAAGTACCTGTCCAATCTGGGCGGATTCCCGGTGGTGTTCCTGCTGATTCTGATCGCGGTATCCTTTGTGAAGGTCATGTCCAACCCGGCGAAATACGACACGTTCAGCGAGGACTACGATGAATACGGTCAGCCGCTGCCATCTCAGCGCCTGATGTCCGAGCAGGAGGAGGCACGGCAGGGAAAGAAAAATGCCGGAGCCGGAAAGAACGCGACCGCGTAG
- a CDS encoding YcxB family protein, with protein MNRRNQQPKTPISEMPSAACRFDYRLSYDEAYEAFYLLSFKWDRRFRLFAGLGLSVIAIVLMVLFAMDNRKIHYFFIVILCVLLLFYLVYMPIVKARRGARSVARADGTFRVVLSPEGTVGIPGQEPQELAGDKDARAIETSDIFVIRPDSASTFCLPKRIMKPEEMKDVRAILSGHMKYISMV; from the coding sequence ATGAACAGACGAAACCAGCAACCGAAAACACCGATTTCAGAGATGCCCTCCGCGGCCTGCCGGTTTGACTACCGGCTCAGCTATGACGAGGCATATGAGGCGTTTTACCTTCTGTCCTTCAAATGGGACAGGAGGTTCCGTCTCTTTGCCGGGCTCGGGCTGTCCGTCATCGCGATCGTGCTGATGGTGCTGTTCGCCATGGACAACCGGAAGATTCACTATTTCTTTATCGTGATTCTGTGTGTTCTTCTTTTATTTTACCTGGTCTATATGCCCATTGTGAAAGCGCGCCGCGGCGCGCGGTCAGTCGCCCGGGCCGACGGTACATTCCGGGTCGTTCTCAGTCCGGAGGGCACTGTCGGGATTCCGGGACAGGAGCCGCAGGAGCTTGCGGGGGACAAAGATGCCCGCGCCATTGAAACCAGCGATATCTTTGTCATCCGTCCGGACAGCGCAAGCACCTTCTGTCTGCCCAAACGCATCATGAAGCCCGAAGAAATGAAGGATGTGAGAGCGATTCTCTCCGGTCACATGAAATACATCAGCATGGTTTAG
- a CDS encoding aconitate hydratase codes for MGETIAQKIIREHLVSGRMEPGEEIALRIDQTLTQDATGTMAYLEFETMGIPRVRTELSVAYIDHNTLQSGFMNADDHRFIQSMARKYGLRFSRPGNGICHQVHLERFGRPGKTLIGSDSHTPTGGGIGMLAMGAGGLDVAVAMGGGAYYINMPKMYKVNLTGRLRPFVTAKDISLEILRILSVKGGVGAIIEWGGPGIRELSVPERATITNMGTELGATTSIFPSDEVTKAFLEAEGRGEDFVPLASDPDAVYDRIIDIDLDTLTPKIACPHSPDAVVDVASIEGTKVDQVCIGSCTNSSLYDMLKVAALLKGRVISPDVSLSVSPGSRQVLTMLADCGALSDILSSGARVLECACGPCIGMGFSPNSGGVSLRTFNRNFEGRSGTKDGKVYLVSPETAVAAAIFGEITDPAKLGELPPIHMPEAFRIDDSAILQPAPVEEAAEVEILRGPNIRECPAGEPVEDEFSAPLALKVGDNITTDHIMPAGSRILPYRSNIPYLSQFCFEVCDPGFPERAKKAGRSMIVGGENYGQGSSREHAALVPLYLGVGAVIAKSFARIHAANLINAGIMPLTFENPEDYEQLQQGDELKLSGIGKGMENGTITLLDETNGKSFPLRCAYTERQREILRAGGLLKYVAKEAQ; via the coding sequence ATGGGAGAGACCATCGCACAGAAAATTATCAGAGAGCATCTTGTCAGCGGACGGATGGAGCCGGGAGAGGAAATCGCCCTCCGCATCGATCAGACGCTGACGCAGGACGCGACGGGAACCATGGCGTACCTGGAATTCGAAACCATGGGGATTCCCAGGGTCCGCACTGAGCTTTCCGTGGCGTACATCGACCATAACACGCTTCAGTCCGGATTCATGAACGCCGACGACCACAGATTCATTCAGTCGATGGCAAGGAAATACGGACTCCGCTTTTCCCGTCCGGGGAACGGAATCTGCCATCAGGTTCATCTGGAGCGGTTCGGCCGTCCCGGAAAAACGCTGATCGGATCAGACAGCCATACGCCTACCGGCGGCGGGATCGGGATGCTGGCGATGGGCGCCGGCGGTCTGGATGTCGCTGTGGCCATGGGCGGCGGAGCTTATTACATCAATATGCCGAAGATGTACAAAGTGAATCTGACGGGCCGGCTGCGGCCCTTTGTCACCGCGAAGGATATCAGTCTTGAAATTCTGCGTATTCTGTCTGTCAAGGGCGGCGTAGGCGCGATTATTGAATGGGGAGGTCCCGGAATCAGGGAACTTTCCGTACCGGAAAGGGCGACGATCACCAACATGGGAACGGAGCTGGGGGCTACCACGTCCATCTTCCCTTCTGATGAAGTGACAAAGGCGTTTCTGGAAGCCGAAGGCCGCGGGGAGGACTTTGTTCCCCTGGCAAGCGACCCGGATGCTGTCTACGATCGGATCATCGACATCGACCTCGATACATTGACGCCGAAGATCGCATGTCCTCACAGCCCGGATGCGGTGGTGGATGTGGCGTCCATCGAGGGGACCAAGGTGGATCAGGTCTGCATCGGCTCCTGTACCAATTCTTCTCTGTATGACATGCTGAAGGTAGCTGCGCTGCTGAAGGGCAGAGTGATCAGTCCGGACGTCAGCCTGTCCGTCTCGCCGGGATCCAGGCAGGTTCTGACCATGCTGGCGGACTGCGGTGCGCTGTCGGATATCCTGTCCAGCGGAGCACGGGTGCTGGAATGCGCCTGCGGTCCTTGTATTGGCATGGGATTTTCGCCGAACAGCGGAGGCGTGTCGCTGAGGACGTTTAACCGCAACTTTGAGGGGCGCAGCGGAACAAAGGACGGAAAGGTGTATCTTGTTTCTCCGGAGACTGCGGTGGCGGCGGCGATTTTCGGTGAGATTACCGATCCCGCAAAGCTGGGAGAGCTTCCTCCGATTCATATGCCGGAGGCGTTCAGAATTGACGACAGTGCGATTCTTCAGCCTGCGCCGGTTGAGGAAGCGGCAGAGGTCGAGATTCTGCGTGGCCCCAATATCCGGGAATGCCCGGCGGGCGAGCCGGTGGAGGATGAGTTTTCAGCTCCGCTGGCGCTGAAGGTCGGCGACAATATTACCACAGACCACATCATGCCGGCGGGTTCCAGGATTCTGCCGTATCGTTCCAATATCCCGTATCTGTCGCAGTTCTGCTTCGAGGTCTGTGATCCCGGGTTCCCGGAGCGGGCGAAGAAAGCGGGAAGAAGCATGATTGTCGGCGGAGAGAATTACGGACAGGGTTCTTCCCGGGAGCACGCGGCGCTGGTTCCGCTGTATCTTGGCGTGGGGGCGGTCATCGCAAAGAGCTTCGCACGGATTCACGCGGCGAATCTGATTAACGCCGGAATCATGCCCCTGACCTTTGAAAATCCGGAGGATTACGAGCAGCTTCAGCAGGGAGACGAGCTGAAACTGTCCGGTATCGGGAAGGGCATGGAAAACGGAACGATTACGCTGCTGGACGAAACGAACGGGAAGAGTTTCCCGCTGCGCTGTGCGTACACGGAGCGGCAGAGAGAGATTCTGCGTGCGGGAGGTCTGCTGAAGTATGTGGCGAAGGAGGCACAGTAG
- a CDS encoding isocitrate/isopropylmalate dehydrogenase family protein, translating to MFGRKRLNMKNAARNRQRNIRITNRKERKRAREKSSFVSDLVDMSIKEMNEMAVVADLTGQFRNLLMDQLSRVMEMEENSRPPKNFRELSRITVGICPGDGIGPIIMEQAERLLRVVLRDEISAGRIVLKPIEGLTIENRLQKMEAVPEEVLEEIRKCDVLLKGPTTTPKGGSLESANVTLRRELDLYANVRPVSVPEEGIDWIFFRENTEGEYVLGSKGVEVPGKLSFDFKVTTEPGTRRIARKAFDYARDNGKDKVAIVTKANIMKKTDGNFSRICHEVGLHYPGIEMEDWYIDIMTANLVNPEIRSQFQVFVLPNLYGDIITDEAAEIQGGVGTAGSANIGDQYAMFEAIHGSAPRMIEDGLGDYANPASLFKAVVMMLRHIGFTAKANGLEKILEECLETEKSVVVTGFPEGATCREFADYVIGKLD from the coding sequence ATGTTTGGCCGGAAGCGACTCAATATGAAAAACGCGGCGCGCAACAGACAGCGGAATATCAGAATAACCAACAGAAAGGAGAGAAAAAGAGCACGGGAGAAGTCTTCCTTCGTCTCGGATCTTGTAGATATGAGTATCAAGGAAATGAATGAAATGGCGGTGGTTGCCGATCTGACCGGACAGTTCCGGAATCTTCTGATGGATCAGCTCAGCCGTGTGATGGAGATGGAGGAGAACAGCAGACCTCCGAAAAACTTCAGAGAGCTCAGCAGAATCACTGTCGGAATCTGCCCCGGCGACGGAATCGGACCGATTATCATGGAGCAGGCGGAGCGCCTTCTGCGGGTCGTTCTGCGGGATGAGATCTCCGCCGGCCGTATCGTGCTGAAGCCGATTGAAGGACTGACTATCGAGAACCGCCTTCAGAAGATGGAGGCTGTACCGGAGGAGGTTCTGGAGGAGATCCGGAAATGCGATGTCCTGCTGAAGGGCCCCACTACCACGCCGAAGGGCGGAAGTCTGGAGAGCGCCAACGTGACGCTCCGGAGAGAACTGGATCTGTACGCCAATGTCCGTCCGGTCAGTGTGCCGGAGGAGGGAATCGACTGGATATTTTTCCGTGAGAACACTGAGGGAGAATATGTCCTGGGCAGCAAGGGCGTCGAGGTCCCCGGAAAGCTTTCCTTTGACTTCAAGGTGACCACAGAGCCGGGAACCCGGAGAATCGCGAGAAAGGCGTTTGACTATGCCAGAGACAACGGCAAGGACAAAGTGGCGATTGTCACAAAGGCGAATATCATGAAGAAGACAGACGGAAATTTCTCCCGGATCTGTCATGAGGTCGGGCTGCATTATCCGGGAATCGAGATGGAAGACTGGTATATCGACATCATGACGGCGAATCTGGTCAATCCGGAAATCCGCAGTCAGTTCCAGGTCTTTGTGCTCCCGAATCTCTACGGCGACATTATCACTGACGAGGCGGCGGAAATTCAGGGCGGCGTCGGCACAGCGGGGAGCGCCAACATCGGAGATCAGTACGCGATGTTTGAGGCTATCCACGGAAGCGCGCCCCGGATGATTGAGGACGGGCTGGGTGATTACGCCAATCCGGCCAGTCTGTTCAAGGCTGTGGTGATGATGCTCCGGCATATCGGCTTCACGGCAAAGGCAAACGGTCTGGAAAAGATTCTGGAGGAGTGTCTGGAAACCGAGAAGAGCGTGGTGGTCACCGGATTCCCGGAGGGCGCGACCTGCAGGGAGTTCGCGGATTATGTGATCGGGAAACTCGATTGA
- a CDS encoding glycerol-3-phosphate responsive antiterminator: MSYSEKLNLEVGDARAQAELARKKKELLNFFYDSTERCPVIAAVKNDEWLEKSSASVCEIVYVLYGNICTIRDIVHEIKKAGKMAVVHIDLVSGLASKEISVDFIRKFTEADGIISTKPHLIKRANELGLFTIQRFFMLDTITFNNIKKHVRDTRPDVVEMMPAGLGKMIRYALEEVDGKPLVASGLVLDSDDVMGALSAGAIAVSTTNLEVWKSVE; encoded by the coding sequence ATGTCCTACTCTGAAAAACTGAATCTGGAAGTCGGCGACGCGCGGGCACAGGCGGAACTGGCCCGAAAAAAGAAAGAGCTTCTGAATTTCTTTTACGACAGCACCGAACGCTGCCCGGTCATCGCCGCCGTCAAGAATGACGAATGGCTGGAGAAAAGCAGTGCTTCCGTCTGCGAAATCGTCTATGTATTATACGGAAACATCTGTACCATCCGCGACATCGTGCACGAGATCAAAAAAGCGGGGAAGATGGCGGTGGTGCATATCGATCTGGTGTCAGGTCTGGCCAGCAAGGAGATCAGCGTGGATTTCATCCGGAAATTCACTGAAGCCGACGGCATCATCAGCACCAAGCCTCATCTGATCAAGCGCGCCAACGAGCTGGGGCTCTTCACGATCCAGAGATTTTTTATGCTGGATACCATCACCTTCAATAACATCAAAAAACATGTGCGCGACACCCGTCCGGACGTTGTGGAGATGATGCCCGCAGGTCTCGGCAAAATGATCCGCTACGCACTGGAGGAGGTGGACGGAAAGCCTCTGGTCGCCAGCGGACTCGTACTGGATTCCGACGATGTCATGGGGGCGCTCTCCGCCGGCGCCATCGCAGTTTCCACCACGAATCTCGAAGTGTGGAAATCCGTAGAATAA
- a CDS encoding GntR family transcriptional regulator has protein sequence MIEYKSVSLANQVFERIEYNILSGEYAIGEIISEKRLAAELGVSRTPIREALSRLLEERLVADSPSGTVVLGITDKDVDDAYEVKRRIEVLATRWASQLIDGEGVRRLSDIIDQQEFYAQKNDTVKVRDLDTEFHDTIYEYCGSAVLQGILSPLHHKIMKFRNASLQSNEKRVPESIAEHRAILDALAEHEDTKVETLMLVHVEHAYKGVVRERECRRNRKTAENENAAEKEEA, from the coding sequence ATGATTGAATATAAAAGTGTATCCCTGGCAAACCAGGTATTTGAACGTATCGAATATAATATCCTGAGCGGTGAATACGCCATCGGTGAGATCATCAGCGAAAAACGGCTTGCGGCGGAGCTGGGCGTGAGCAGAACGCCGATCCGGGAGGCGCTGAGCCGGCTGCTGGAGGAGCGCCTGGTTGCGGACTCTCCCAGCGGTACGGTCGTTCTCGGCATCACGGACAAAGACGTGGACGATGCGTATGAGGTGAAACGGCGCATCGAGGTGCTGGCGACCCGGTGGGCTTCCCAGCTCATCGACGGAGAGGGCGTCCGCAGGCTTTCCGACATTATCGATCAGCAGGAATTTTATGCGCAGAAAAACGACACAGTCAAGGTCAGAGATCTGGACACGGAGTTTCACGATACAATCTACGAGTATTGCGGGAGCGCCGTGCTGCAGGGAATTCTTTCCCCCCTGCACCATAAGATCATGAAGTTCCGCAACGCGTCGCTGCAGAGTAATGAAAAACGGGTGCCGGAATCCATCGCGGAGCACCGCGCGATTCTGGATGCACTGGCGGAGCACGAGGATACCAAGGTGGAGACGCTGATGCTCGTTCATGTGGAACACGCATATAAGGGCGTCGTGAGGGAAAGAGAGTGCCGGAGGAACAGGAAGACGGCAGAAAATGAGAACGCAGCAGAGAAAGAGGAGGCATAA